Proteins from a genomic interval of Youhaiella tibetensis:
- a CDS encoding aldose epimerase family protein, with protein sequence MAIAVSSFGEYEGKRVDQFRLKSDTGVEVDIIGFGVAVRDWRVPVKGAPRSVVLGFEDFPAYPAHSPHFGAVAGRVANRIAGSSFVIDGKTYSVPANEGPNSLHGGPEGLGRQVWDGEADSAANSVRFRFFSPDGAAGYPGNVDFSATYSLTGNHLRLEFAATTDRKTPISLVQHQYFNLSGAQTVLDHSYRFAASAFTENGEDLLPTGVIRPVDATKWDFRTARALRDASGQPVAFDGNLVLDNGRDLGEPVAVVTGDDGALTLKLRTDRPGLQFYNGVYTDMPVPGLGGRTYKHFSGFCLEDQAFPDAVHRPYFPNVIYSPDRPYSHWCEFEIA encoded by the coding sequence ATGGCCATCGCGGTTTCCAGCTTCGGCGAGTACGAGGGCAAGCGCGTCGATCAATTCCGCCTGAAGAGCGATACGGGCGTAGAGGTCGACATCATCGGCTTCGGCGTTGCGGTGCGCGATTGGCGCGTCCCGGTCAAGGGTGCGCCGCGCTCGGTCGTGCTCGGATTTGAGGATTTTCCCGCCTATCCCGCCCACAGCCCGCATTTCGGCGCCGTCGCCGGACGCGTCGCCAACCGCATCGCCGGCTCCAGCTTCGTCATCGATGGCAAGACCTATAGCGTCCCCGCCAATGAAGGCCCCAATAGTCTCCACGGCGGCCCGGAGGGCCTCGGTCGCCAGGTCTGGGACGGGGAGGCCGACAGCGCCGCCAACAGCGTCCGGTTCCGCTTCTTCTCTCCCGATGGCGCCGCCGGCTATCCCGGCAATGTCGATTTTTCGGCCACCTATAGCTTGACCGGCAATCACCTGCGGCTCGAGTTTGCCGCCACCACCGACCGCAAGACCCCGATCAGCCTGGTCCAGCACCAGTATTTCAATCTCTCGGGCGCCCAGACCGTGCTCGACCACAGCTATCGCTTCGCCGCCAGCGCCTTCACAGAAAACGGCGAAGACCTGCTGCCGACCGGCGTCATCCGCCCGGTCGATGCCACCAAATGGGATTTCCGCACCGCTCGCGCCCTGCGCGACGCCTCCGGCCAGCCTGTGGCCTTCGATGGCAATCTCGTGCTCGACAACGGGCGCGACCTCGGCGAGCCCGTCGCCGTCGTCACCGGCGATGACGGGGCGCTCACCCTCAAGCTCCGGACCGACCGCCCCGGCCTCCAGTTCTATAACGGGGTCTATACCGATATGCCCGTGCCGGGCCTGGGCGGGCGCACCTACAAGCACTTCTCGGGCTTCTGCCTCGAGGACCAGGCGTTCCCCGACGCCGTGCACCGGCCCTATTTCCCCAACGTGATCTATTCGCCCGATCGCCCCTATTCGCACTGGTGCGAATTCGAGATCGCGTAA
- a CDS encoding potassium channel beta subunit family protein has protein sequence MEYRRLGKSGLKVSEFSFGSWVTFGKQVDGGDAKSLMTAAYDAGINFFDNAEGYEQGNSEKLMGDALKDLGWGRDSYIVSSKVFWGGSKPTQKGLSRKHVTDACNAALKRLQVDYLDLYFCHRPDVDTPIEETVRAMDALITQGKILYWGTSEWTAQQLTEAWGVARAYGLTPPTMEQPQYNILERRKVEGDFLPLYELFGLGTTIWSPLASGILTGKYLEGIPNDSRLNLPGYEWLKERWSTPDGREKQAQVKELAELAGEIGISLTHLSLLWCLYNPHVSTVILGASRLSQLEDNLAALAHKDKVTAEVMARIDEIVGNKPAGPQRF, from the coding sequence ATGGAATACCGGCGCCTTGGCAAATCGGGCCTCAAGGTCAGCGAATTCTCCTTCGGATCGTGGGTGACGTTCGGCAAGCAGGTGGACGGGGGCGACGCCAAATCGCTGATGACCGCGGCCTATGACGCGGGCATCAACTTCTTCGACAATGCCGAGGGATACGAACAGGGCAATTCCGAAAAGCTCATGGGCGATGCCCTGAAGGACCTGGGCTGGGGGCGGGACAGCTATATCGTCTCCTCCAAGGTGTTCTGGGGCGGCAGCAAGCCGACCCAGAAGGGCCTTTCGCGCAAGCACGTGACCGATGCCTGCAACGCCGCGCTCAAGCGCCTGCAGGTGGACTATCTCGACCTCTATTTCTGCCACCGGCCGGACGTCGACACTCCGATCGAGGAAACGGTGCGCGCCATGGATGCGCTCATCACCCAGGGCAAGATCCTCTACTGGGGAACCTCGGAATGGACGGCCCAGCAGCTCACCGAAGCCTGGGGCGTGGCGCGGGCCTATGGGCTGACGCCACCGACCATGGAACAGCCGCAATACAACATCCTCGAGCGCCGCAAGGTCGAGGGCGACTTCCTGCCGCTCTACGAGCTCTTCGGACTGGGCACGACGATCTGGTCGCCGCTGGCCTCGGGGATCCTGACGGGCAAGTACCTGGAAGGCATTCCCAATGACAGCCGGCTCAACCTGCCCGGCTACGAATGGCTCAAGGAGCGCTGGTCGACCCCGGACGGGCGCGAGAAGCAGGCGCAGGTCAAGGAACTGGCGGAGCTGGCCGGGGAAATCGGCATTTCGCTGACGCACCTGTCGCTGCTCTGGTGCCTCTACAACCCGCATGTCTCCACGGTGATCCTGGGCGCCTCGCGCCTTTCCCAGCTGGAGGACAACCTCGCCGCGCTCGCCCACAAGGACAAGGTGACGGCCGAGGTCATGGCGCGGATCGACGAGATCGTGGGCAACAAGCCGGCCGGTCCGCAGCGGTTCTGA
- the rimP gene encoding ribosome maturation factor RimP, whose translation MAFDLNEKRYIKETGLEARIAAIVEPVANDLGFSLVRVKVTQENGCTLQIMAEDENGRFTIQDCEALSKDLNPILDVEDPIDREYHLEVSSPGIDRPLVRARDFRTYIGHEARIELTDPVEGDRKRYRGLIAAVDDESFTITLPDAPAGTDPDHRLPLSALAEAKLIMTDKLMDMARIDQEEAPIDDDEEIETVEVDPEDESTTN comes from the coding sequence ATGGCTTTCGATCTCAACGAGAAACGCTACATCAAGGAAACCGGGCTCGAGGCGCGCATCGCCGCCATCGTCGAGCCCGTCGCCAACGACCTGGGCTTTTCGCTGGTGCGCGTGAAGGTCACGCAGGAAAACGGCTGCACGCTCCAGATCATGGCCGAGGACGAGAACGGCCGCTTCACCATCCAGGATTGCGAGGCGCTCTCGAAAGACCTCAATCCGATTCTGGATGTCGAGGACCCGATCGACCGCGAATATCACCTGGAAGTGTCCTCGCCCGGCATCGACCGTCCGCTGGTGCGCGCCCGCGATTTCCGGACCTATATCGGCCACGAGGCCCGCATCGAGCTCACCGACCCGGTCGAGGGCGACCGCAAGCGCTATCGCGGGCTCATCGCCGCGGTCGATGACGAGAGCTTCACCATCACGCTGCCCGATGCCCCGGCCGGGACCGATCCCGACCACCGCCTGCCACTTTCGGCCCTTGCCGAGGCCAAGCTGATCATGACCGACAAGCTCATGGACATGGCCCGCATCGACCAGGAAGAGGCCCCGATCGACGACGACGAGGAAATCGAGACCGTCGAAGTCGATCCCGAAGACGAATCCACGACGAACTGA